A genomic region of Leptolyngbya sp. NIES-2104 contains the following coding sequences:
- a CDS encoding HdeD family acid-resistance protein gives MNVNLPPDVDVRKSTNWIIALSIALIVLGILAILLPGIASAFFTSVIGWITLISGAVMIVQSFQSRPVRGFWLNLITGVLYAIAGVYILFNLRDAVLALTFAFGILFIVEGIYTIIMAFVHRSGHRMSWFVALNGIITLILGIMVLNRFPYSAIWLIGLYAGISLLMTGSSLLTAALVARRAAGS, from the coding sequence ATGAATGTAAATTTGCCACCTGATGTTGATGTGCGGAAGTCAACCAACTGGATTATTGCACTCAGCATTGCTCTCATTGTGCTTGGAATTCTTGCAATTCTGCTACCAGGAATCGCTTCAGCGTTCTTTACCTCAGTGATTGGGTGGATCACGCTTATTAGTGGTGCTGTCATGATTGTACAGTCGTTTCAATCGAGACCTGTGCGCGGATTTTGGCTGAACTTGATTACTGGAGTGCTTTATGCGATCGCAGGAGTCTACATTCTGTTTAATCTCCGTGATGCAGTCTTAGCGCTCACGTTCGCTTTTGGGATCTTGTTTATCGTCGAAGGAATCTACACGATCATCATGGCGTTTGTGCATCGATCGGGGCATCGAATGTCTTGGTTTGTTGCACTCAATGGAATTATCACCTTAATTTTGGGGATCATGGTGCTGAATCGATTTCCTTACAGTGCGATTTGGTTGATTGGACTTTATGCGGGCATTAGTTTGCTAATGACGGGGAGTTCTTTACTGACGGCGGCTCTCGTGGCTCGACGCGCTGCGGGATCTTGA
- a CDS encoding carotenoid oxygenase family protein yields MQGFQLFEHAVTVPTRSYNTQEWQRGYRSLHEEYDYWIDEIEGEIPGELNGTLFRNGPGQFEVNGERYQHPFDGDGMISAIAFHNGRAHYRNRFVKTEGYLAEQKAGKILYRGVFGTQKSGGWSGNAFDVRTKNIANTQVIYWGGKLLALWEAAEPHRLDPKTLETLGLEYFDGKLGKGAPFAAHPWIDPASKFDDGKPCLVNFSIKAGLSFTIAIYELDLDGNIIRQHDYPVPGFAFIHDFAITPNYCIFFQNPVKFNPLPFLFGLRSAGECIKFQPAQPTKVLIIPRDPAIKAKPQVLETPSGFVFHHANAFEQDGNIVIDSVAYTNLPSVEPGADYRETEFDALSPGQLWRFRMNLETGTIDRELLEERCCEFPFIHPAKAGRQHQYVYLAAAHLETGNAPHQAILKIDVETGARQIRSFAPSGYVSEPVFVPRGKASESGLYTELSGDEDDGWLIATVFNTERDRSDIVIVDAKDLSVVATLHLKHHIPYGLHGTFTPHYFE; encoded by the coding sequence ATGCAAGGGTTTCAGCTTTTTGAACATGCGGTGACAGTGCCAACTCGATCGTATAACACTCAAGAATGGCAGCGGGGATATCGATCGCTCCATGAAGAATACGATTACTGGATTGATGAGATTGAAGGTGAGATTCCTGGTGAATTGAACGGGACGCTGTTTAGAAATGGTCCGGGACAGTTTGAGGTCAATGGAGAGCGGTATCAGCATCCGTTTGATGGGGATGGGATGATTAGCGCGATCGCATTTCACAACGGACGCGCTCACTATCGCAATCGGTTTGTTAAAACTGAAGGTTATTTAGCAGAACAAAAAGCGGGGAAAATCCTCTATCGCGGCGTGTTCGGGACTCAGAAGTCTGGAGGCTGGTCAGGGAACGCTTTTGATGTTCGGACTAAGAATATTGCAAACACACAGGTGATTTACTGGGGCGGAAAGCTACTCGCGCTGTGGGAAGCGGCTGAACCGCATCGCCTTGACCCAAAGACTTTAGAAACGCTTGGCTTAGAGTACTTTGATGGCAAGTTAGGAAAAGGTGCACCGTTTGCGGCACATCCTTGGATTGATCCCGCTAGTAAATTCGATGATGGAAAGCCTTGTTTGGTCAATTTCTCGATCAAGGCTGGCTTGTCTTTTACGATCGCAATTTACGAACTCGATCTTGATGGCAACATCATTCGCCAGCATGATTATCCGGTTCCTGGATTCGCGTTTATTCACGACTTCGCCATCACACCGAACTACTGTATTTTCTTCCAGAATCCGGTCAAGTTTAATCCATTGCCCTTTTTGTTTGGACTACGATCGGCAGGCGAATGTATCAAGTTCCAACCTGCTCAACCGACAAAAGTTCTAATCATTCCGCGTGATCCAGCGATTAAAGCGAAACCTCAAGTTCTCGAAACCCCTTCAGGCTTTGTCTTCCATCATGCGAATGCGTTCGAGCAAGATGGCAATATTGTGATTGATTCTGTCGCTTACACGAACCTGCCTTCGGTTGAACCTGGAGCAGATTATCGAGAAACAGAGTTTGATGCCCTTTCGCCAGGTCAACTGTGGCGATTTCGGATGAATTTAGAAACGGGAACCATCGATCGAGAATTGCTCGAAGAGCGGTGCTGTGAGTTTCCTTTTATTCATCCAGCGAAAGCAGGACGACAACACCAATACGTTTATCTTGCGGCGGCTCACTTAGAAACTGGAAATGCTCCACACCAGGCGATTCTCAAGATCGATGTGGAAACGGGAGCGCGTCAGATTCGGAGTTTTGCACCGAGCGGATATGTGAGCGAACCTGTGTTCGTGCCGCGTGGGAAGGCTTCAGAATCGGGACTGTACACAGAACTGAGCGGGGATGAAGATGATGGCTGGTTGATTGCAACGGTGTTTAATACAGAACGCGATCGCTCTGATATTGTGATCGTCGATGCGAAGGATCTAAGCGTGGTTGCAACGCTTCATCTGAAGCATCACATTCCTTACGGTTTACACGGAACATTCACGCCCCATTACTTTGAATAA
- a CDS encoding YihY/virulence factor BrkB family protein, which translates to MLNYLRSRILPSKPAQLLIQTGMKWDKDDCPGMAASLSYFALFSLFPMLLVLLSVLGAWIRPGSAEFQQIQTAVEQFLPPEVHDLIESTVIALNQNSVGAGIIGFSLLMWAASSVFAILRHSVNKIWRSPEEAPPNRSIPKLIFFFIANRLFSFVLVLGTGLVLVAALATNIVIRAVVQLVEAFPLLRIDQLKLDRGLQAGSAFFILSITLCILFKTLPTIRVSWNDVWLGALLTAGLLVGLQQLVSNSVISIGSHFLSYGVVGSVMILLLWIFLTGQIFLFGCVFTYTYAHLFGSRQ; encoded by the coding sequence ATGCTGAACTATCTTCGATCGAGAATTTTGCCCTCAAAACCCGCACAGTTACTCATTCAAACTGGAATGAAGTGGGATAAAGATGATTGTCCAGGAATGGCAGCTTCTTTATCGTACTTTGCGCTGTTTTCCTTGTTTCCAATGCTCTTGGTGTTGCTGAGTGTACTCGGTGCGTGGATTCGTCCGGGTTCAGCAGAGTTTCAACAAATCCAAACCGCAGTCGAACAATTTCTACCGCCCGAAGTGCATGATCTGATCGAATCGACCGTGATTGCGCTCAATCAAAATAGTGTCGGGGCTGGAATCATTGGATTTAGCCTTCTGATGTGGGCTGCGAGTTCGGTGTTTGCAATCTTGAGACATTCGGTAAACAAAATTTGGCGATCACCAGAAGAAGCGCCTCCGAATCGATCGATCCCCAAGCTCATTTTCTTCTTTATCGCCAATCGCTTATTCTCATTCGTTCTAGTTCTTGGAACCGGGTTAGTTCTCGTTGCTGCTCTTGCGACTAACATTGTAATTCGAGCGGTTGTCCAGCTTGTTGAAGCGTTTCCGTTGCTTCGGATTGATCAATTAAAACTCGATCGAGGACTTCAAGCAGGTTCGGCTTTTTTCATCTTGTCGATTACGCTCTGCATTCTATTTAAGACTCTGCCCACGATTCGAGTGAGTTGGAATGATGTTTGGCTGGGAGCATTGCTAACGGCTGGTTTACTGGTGGGATTGCAACAGTTGGTGAGTAATAGTGTAATCTCAATTGGCAGCCACTTTCTCTCTTATGGCGTGGTGGGGAGCGTGATGATTTTGCTGCTGTGGATTTTTCTCACTGGTCAGATTTTTCTATTTGGATGTGTGTTTACCTATACTTATGCTCATTTATTCGGCAGTCGTCAATGA